The following proteins are encoded in a genomic region of Dyadobacter sp. UC 10:
- a CDS encoding bestrophin family protein, whose amino-acid sequence MHIGKSYRLGEFLRWTRRNTYILFFLGLFPVIIHEIWGLKWLNVPWPVVALLGTATAFTVGFKNAQTYARAAEGQRIWTDILGLSRFWGTISIDFINNPIHSKELVYRHLAWLTALRYYLREDRVWESNEKSHNKEYQQFFHIPERMRPLETGLKEFLPDDELELVLRSRNRMGKILALQSKTVKSLNESGQVIAPQYAAMQQMIKDFYAAQAKCEQLKDSPYPRQYAVINHFFVWTFCFMLPFGIVHDFDLLNEVVSAPLRGYMAWVTIPFSMLISWMYISLEQVGESTENPFEGSANDVPISQMSQQLNIELREMLGESKLPQDLQPRNNIIL is encoded by the coding sequence ATGCACATAGGTAAATCTTATCGATTGGGTGAATTTCTCCGCTGGACGCGACGGAACACTTACATCCTCTTTTTTTTAGGGCTTTTCCCCGTGATCATCCATGAAATATGGGGGCTGAAATGGCTCAACGTTCCCTGGCCTGTGGTGGCACTGCTGGGAACGGCAACCGCATTTACAGTAGGCTTCAAAAATGCCCAGACCTACGCCCGGGCAGCCGAGGGGCAGCGGATATGGACCGACATTCTGGGCCTGAGCCGGTTCTGGGGAACAATCAGCATCGATTTTATTAATAACCCCATACACAGTAAGGAGCTGGTTTATCGCCACCTCGCCTGGCTTACGGCCCTGCGCTATTACCTGCGCGAAGACCGCGTGTGGGAGAGTAATGAAAAAAGCCATAATAAGGAGTACCAGCAGTTTTTTCATATTCCGGAACGCATGAGGCCCTTGGAAACCGGGCTGAAAGAATTCCTGCCCGATGATGAGCTGGAACTCGTGCTCCGGTCAAGAAACAGGATGGGGAAAATTCTTGCATTGCAAAGCAAGACCGTCAAATCGCTGAATGAGAGCGGGCAGGTGATCGCGCCGCAGTATGCCGCGATGCAGCAGATGATCAAAGACTTTTACGCTGCCCAGGCTAAGTGTGAGCAGCTGAAAGATTCGCCTTATCCAAGGCAATATGCGGTGATTAACCACTTTTTCGTTTGGACGTTCTGCTTTATGCTGCCGTTCGGGATCGTTCACGATTTCGACCTGCTCAATGAGGTCGTGAGCGCGCCGCTGCGCGGATATATGGCGTGGGTGACGATCCCATTCAGCATGCTTATTTCATGGATGTATATTTCACTTGAACAGGTCGGTGAGAGCACGGAGAATCCTTTTGAAGGAAGCGCAAACGACGTTCCGATCTCGCAGATGAGCCAGCAGCTTAATATCGAGCTCCGCGAAATGCTGGGCGAAAGCAAGCTGCCTCAGGATTTGCAGCCTCGTAATAATATTATTCTTTAA
- a CDS encoding BspA family leucine-rich repeat surface protein: MRKTLLISKENKVLLPANGLLRLALLCLIILAATTAFAQQPFITTWKTDNPGDSNGTTITIPTTGGGYNYEVDWNNDGTYDQSGITGNVIHDFGAAGTYTIRIRGSFPRIFFNDTGDRQKLLDVVQWGEIAWTSMQLAFAGCSNLNISATDLPILSGVTNMSGMFYACTSLNGPANIGTWNTASVTDMSQMFAGATVFNQPIGTWNTANVTHMGQMFALATAFNQPIGSWNTANVIRMSYMFNAATAFNQFLGNWNTANVVLMSYMFDGATAFNQSLGNWTLNSSVELDNILINSGMDCDHYSATLIGWNNNLATPDNLYLGATGGLYGNNAVAARTNLDIAKGWTFFGDAASGTDCSRPFITTWKTDNPGTSNSTSITIPIFAAGSNYEVDWDNDGIYDQSGITGNVTHDFGVAGTYTIRIRGAVPRIYFSNLNDKEKLLDVAQWGDIAWTSMFGAFWGCSNLNISATDVPNLSAVTSMEAMFAGCTILNGPSNIGEWNTANITNMSGLFSNSPAFNQPIGNWNTGNVIYMNAMFLSAVAFNQPIGNWNTTNVIDMNSLFQGALSFNQPIGSWVTANVTNMTYMFTAAVTFNQPIGNWNTANVTSMGYMFGGASAFNQPIGNWNTAKVNYTLAMFYGATAFNQPIGSWNTASVVLMNDMFNGATSFNQSLGNWPLASNVALDNMLTNSGMDCEHYSTTLLGWNNNPATPNNLSLGATGRLYGTNAVAAHTNLDVTKGWTFTGDAASGGDCSALPVTLISFTGKSQENGVLLTWETASETSNAGFEIEKSADARTFDKIGFVDGAGDSRVRKMYHFRDINPLPTTYYRLKQLDYTADGSDGKFEYSRIISVKQPKEKIVIYPNPTSNVLHLKGLSTAQNLVVKDADNKVVHKQLWSSGDAVKVGHLPGGLYFITVGGETKKIIVQKENR; this comes from the coding sequence ATGCGTAAAACACTACTTATCTCAAAAGAAAACAAGGTACTACTTCCCGCAAATGGACTCTTGCGTTTAGCGCTGCTATGCCTGATAATATTAGCGGCAACCACCGCCTTCGCGCAGCAACCCTTCATCACCACCTGGAAAACCGATAATCCAGGCGACTCGAACGGTACTACCATCACCATTCCGACAACTGGCGGGGGCTACAATTACGAGGTGGACTGGAACAATGACGGGACCTACGACCAGTCCGGCATAACGGGCAATGTAATCCATGACTTCGGCGCGGCAGGTACGTATACGATCCGGATCAGAGGAAGCTTCCCCAGGATTTTTTTTAACGACACCGGCGACAGACAAAAGCTGCTTGATGTCGTGCAATGGGGAGAGATAGCCTGGACAAGTATGCAATTGGCTTTTGCCGGGTGCAGCAACCTGAATATCAGCGCCACCGACCTGCCCATTCTGTCCGGGGTAACAAATATGAGCGGCATGTTTTACGCTTGCACCAGCCTGAACGGCCCTGCCAATATCGGCACCTGGAACACAGCTAGTGTGACCGATATGTCGCAAATGTTCGCGGGGGCAACGGTATTCAATCAGCCCATCGGCACCTGGAATACGGCCAATGTGACCCATATGGGGCAAATGTTCGCGTTGGCGACGGCATTCAACCAGCCCATCGGCAGCTGGAACACCGCCAATGTAATACGTATGAGCTACATGTTCAACGCTGCCACCGCCTTTAACCAGTTCCTCGGTAACTGGAACACTGCCAATGTGGTACTGATGAGCTACATGTTCGACGGTGCCACTGCCTTTAACCAGTCCCTCGGTAACTGGACACTAAACAGCAGTGTAGAATTAGATAATATACTGATCAACTCCGGTATGGATTGCGACCATTACAGTGCCACGCTGATCGGCTGGAACAATAACCTGGCCACGCCCGATAACCTCTACCTCGGCGCTACAGGGGGACTATATGGGAACAACGCCGTAGCCGCCCGCACCAACCTGGACATCGCAAAAGGGTGGACATTCTTCGGCGATGCCGCCTCTGGAACTGACTGCTCCAGACCCTTCATCACCACTTGGAAAACCGACAATCCAGGCACATCAAACAGTACATCCATTACCATCCCGATATTTGCCGCCGGCTCCAATTACGAGGTTGACTGGGACAATGACGGTATCTATGACCAGTCGGGTATTACGGGCAATGTCACCCATGACTTTGGGGTGGCCGGTACCTACACCATCCGTATCCGTGGTGCTGTGCCGAGGATATATTTTTCCAATCTGAATGACAAAGAGAAACTGCTTGATGTTGCGCAATGGGGAGACATAGCCTGGACCTCCATGTTTGGAGCTTTTTGGGGGTGCTCTAATTTGAATATCAGCGCCACCGACGTGCCCAATCTGTCCGCAGTGACAAGTATGGAGGCTATGTTTGCAGGATGCACTATTCTGAATGGCCCGTCCAACATAGGTGAGTGGAACACTGCTAATATTACCAATATGAGCGGCTTGTTTTCAAATTCCCCTGCCTTCAATCAGCCGATCGGGAACTGGAATACCGGGAACGTGATCTATATGAACGCCATGTTTTTAAGTGCTGTTGCCTTCAACCAGCCCATCGGTAATTGGAATACCACAAATGTGATCGATATGAACTCTCTTTTTCAAGGAGCTCTCTCGTTTAACCAGCCCATCGGCAGTTGGGTTACAGCGAATGTGACGAATATGACCTACATGTTTACCGCAGCAGTCACCTTCAATCAGCCGATTGGAAATTGGAACACCGCAAATGTAACCTCGATGGGTTATATGTTTGGTGGTGCCAGCGCCTTTAACCAGCCAATTGGTAACTGGAATACTGCCAAGGTAAATTATACCCTTGCCATGTTTTACGGCGCGACCGCCTTTAACCAGCCCATCGGCAGCTGGAACACCGCGAGTGTAGTTCTTATGAACGATATGTTCAACGGTGCGACCTCCTTTAACCAATCCCTTGGTAACTGGCCACTAGCCTCCAATGTAGCTTTGGACAATATGCTGACCAATTCCGGTATGGATTGCGAACATTACAGTACTACACTGCTCGGCTGGAACAATAACCCGGCCACGCCCAATAATCTCTCCCTCGGCGCAACCGGCAGGCTATATGGGACCAATGCCGTGGCAGCCCACACCAACCTTGACGTCACGAAGGGCTGGACATTCACCGGGGATGCCGCGTCAGGTGGAGATTGCTCGGCCTTGCCGGTAACGTTGATCTCATTCACCGGCAAATCGCAGGAGAATGGCGTGTTGCTTACCTGGGAAACTGCCTCTGAAACAAGCAACGCAGGTTTCGAAATCGAGAAAAGTGCCGATGCGAGGACCTTTGATAAAATTGGTTTTGTTGATGGGGCCGGAGATTCCAGGGTTCGGAAGATGTATCATTTCAGGGATATAAATCCATTACCGACTACCTACTACCGCCTCAAACAGCTGGACTATACAGCCGACGGTTCCGACGGCAAGTTTGAATATTCAAGAATTATTTCGGTAAAACAGCCGAAGGAAAAAATTGTTATTTATCCCAACCCGACCAGTAACGTTTTGCATTTGAAGGGTTTATCCACAGCGCAAAACCTGGTTGTAAAAGATGCTGATAACAAGGTTGTGCACAAACAACTATGGTCATCCGGCGACGCAGTAAAAGTAGGTCATCTGCCTGGTGGGCTGTATTTTATTACGGTTGGCGGAGAGACGAAGAAGATTATTGTCCAAAAGGAAAATCGGTAA
- the arr gene encoding NAD(+)--rifampin ADP-ribosyltransferase: MEFSPFNNIVKLCLQGMGMAEKGRPEEAEKLFRQGWNEATNDFEKFLAAYYIAQQQKAVADKLKWLETTLQFALKIKDDSVKSAFPALYLNIAKCYEELNDHNKAKEHAELAISFKNNPSDKGPFYHGTRADLQVGDLLMAGGNSNYKSELKMNHIYFTALVNGAGLAAALAKGNGKERVYIVEPTGIYENDPNLTDKKFPGNPTRSYRSEAPLKIVGEVTDWVRQTPEELQKFRDKLENNKGEIIN; the protein is encoded by the coding sequence ATGGAATTCTCCCCCTTCAACAACATCGTAAAACTTTGTCTTCAAGGTATGGGCATGGCGGAAAAAGGCAGGCCTGAAGAAGCGGAAAAATTATTTCGGCAGGGCTGGAACGAGGCGACAAATGATTTTGAGAAATTTCTTGCAGCATACTACATTGCCCAGCAGCAAAAAGCTGTTGCCGACAAATTAAAATGGCTGGAAACAACTTTACAGTTTGCCTTAAAAATCAAGGATGATTCCGTTAAAAGCGCTTTTCCTGCGCTCTATTTGAACATTGCCAAATGTTACGAAGAATTAAATGACCATAACAAAGCAAAAGAGCATGCTGAACTGGCGATTTCTTTTAAGAATAACCCTTCCGATAAAGGCCCTTTTTATCATGGCACAAGAGCAGATTTACAGGTTGGCGATTTGCTGATGGCAGGCGGCAATTCTAATTATAAATCTGAGCTAAAAATGAACCATATCTATTTCACTGCGCTGGTTAATGGAGCCGGGCTTGCCGCTGCATTGGCAAAAGGTAATGGAAAGGAGCGCGTGTATATCGTCGAACCCACAGGGATTTATGAAAATGACCCCAATCTTACAGATAAAAAATTTCCCGGTAATCCGACCCGTTCCTATCGCTCCGAAGCTCCATTGAAAATCGTTGGAGAGGTAACAGATTGGGTTCGGCAAACTCCCGAAGAACTTCAAAAGTTTCGTGACAAATTGGAGAACAATAAAGGCGAAATAATTAATTAG
- a CDS encoding alpha/beta fold hydrolase, with protein MKRYILSGLTVLAVLLGAISCEQKTREHNDTNMNKTDSTASQQIKPGESGYADVNGLKMYYEVYGEGKPLVLVHGSFMTIPMNWSQIIPMLARDRKVIVAEMQAHGRTKDIPRAFTYENMADDVSGLITHLKLDSVDVLGYSMGAAVSFQMTIRHPEQVRRLVILSGVYKNDGWWPEVEKSFKTMNADMFKGSPIQQQYDSLGNDPAKFDDFIDKVISIDRKPYDWSKEVKNIKAPILMVIGDADGVRYEHALELFRAKGGGKMGDINGLPKSRLAILPGTTHIGMISQTDILIPMVKNFLDSDLNTAPPTF; from the coding sequence ATGAAACGATACATTTTGAGCGGCTTAACTGTTTTGGCGGTTTTATTGGGAGCCATTTCATGCGAACAGAAAACCAGAGAACATAACGATACAAACATGAACAAAACCGATTCGACCGCCAGCCAGCAGATAAAGCCAGGTGAAAGTGGATACGCCGATGTGAACGGACTTAAAATGTACTATGAGGTCTATGGAGAGGGTAAACCGCTGGTATTGGTACACGGTTCTTTTATGACCATTCCGATGAACTGGTCACAAATTATCCCGATGCTGGCCAGGGACCGGAAAGTGATCGTGGCAGAGATGCAGGCACACGGACGGACGAAAGATATTCCCCGTGCTTTTACGTACGAGAATATGGCCGACGATGTATCCGGATTGATAACACATTTAAAGCTGGATAGTGTCGACGTACTGGGTTACAGCATGGGCGCTGCGGTCAGTTTTCAGATGACCATCCGGCACCCCGAGCAAGTGAGGCGACTTGTTATTTTATCGGGTGTCTATAAAAATGACGGCTGGTGGCCCGAGGTTGAAAAAAGCTTTAAAACCATGAATGCGGATATGTTCAAGGGCAGCCCCATTCAGCAACAATACGATAGCCTCGGAAATGATCCGGCCAAATTTGACGACTTCATCGATAAAGTGATCAGTATTGACCGGAAGCCTTATGATTGGTCGAAGGAAGTCAAAAATATAAAAGCTCCCATCTTGATGGTGATAGGCGATGCCGATGGCGTACGTTACGAACATGCGCTGGAATTGTTTCGGGCGAAAGGCGGCGGGAAAATGGGTGATATCAATGGATTGCCCAAATCGCGGCTCGCCATTTTGCCAGGTACCACGCATATTGGTATGATTTCCCAGACTGACATACTGATTCCCATGGTTAAAAACTTCCTGGATTCTGACCTGAATACAGCTCCGCCGACGTTCTAG
- a CDS encoding BspA family leucine-rich repeat surface protein: protein MRKTLLVSKENKVLFSTHRLLSLALLCMTFLTATTVYAQQPFITTWKTDNPGTSNSTSITIPTTDVGYNYEVDWNNDGIYDQAGITGDVTHDFGVAGNYTIRIRGAFPQIYFQGFGDRRKLLDVGQWGDIAWASMQEAFSGCSNLNISATDVPDLSGVTIMTAMFQGCTSLNSPANIGDWNTSNVQYMSALFSQATAFNQPIGNWNTANVLSMISTFSLAEAFNQPIGSWNTANVTNMRGMFLGAAAFNQPIGNWNTANVTDMSSMFFGATVFNQPIGNWNTGKVTAMSDMFYEAAAFNQPIGNWNTASVNEIATMFYGATAFNQPIGSWNTANATNMSGMFLGATAFNQPIGSWNTANVVLMSYMFDGATAFNQSLGNWPLASNVALDNMLTNSGIDCEHYSSTLIGWNNNPATPNNLSLGATGRLYGTNAVAAHTNLDVTKGWTFTGDAASGGDCSALPVTLISFTGKSQENGVLLTWETASETSNAGFEIEKSADARTFDKIGFVDGAGDTKLRKTYHFKDINPLPTTYYRLKQLDYAADGSDGKFEYSRIISVKQSEEQIVVYPNPTNSVLHLKGLTKDQKLVLRNAEGEVVHKQQWSSGNVLEVGHLPDGMYLLSVGSETKKVIVQKEIRN, encoded by the coding sequence ATGCGTAAAACACTACTGGTCTCAAAAGAAAACAAAGTACTATTTTCCACGCATCGACTTCTTTCTTTAGCGCTGCTATGTATGACGTTCCTGACGGCAACCACCGTCTACGCACAGCAACCCTTCATCACCACCTGGAAAACCGACAACCCTGGCACCTCAAACAGTACCTCCATCACCATTCCGACAACAGACGTTGGCTACAATTACGAGGTGGATTGGAACAATGACGGCATTTATGATCAGGCGGGCATCACTGGCGATGTCACTCATGATTTTGGAGTAGCCGGTAATTACACCATTCGGATCCGGGGGGCCTTCCCTCAAATATATTTCCAGGGTTTTGGAGACAGAAGAAAGCTGCTTGATGTCGGGCAATGGGGAGACATAGCCTGGGCCTCGATGCAGGAAGCTTTTTCGGGTTGCTCTAATTTAAATATCAGCGCGACCGACGTGCCCGACCTGTCGGGGGTGACTATTATGACAGCGATGTTTCAGGGATGCACTAGTCTGAATAGCCCGGCTAACATAGGCGATTGGAATACTTCGAATGTGCAATATATGAGCGCATTGTTCAGCCAAGCCACCGCTTTCAACCAACCCATTGGTAATTGGAATACAGCCAACGTGCTTAGCATGATCTCAACTTTTTCACTAGCCGAAGCCTTCAACCAGCCTATCGGTAGTTGGAATACCGCGAACGTGACCAACATGAGAGGCATGTTTTTAGGTGCAGCTGCATTCAACCAGCCTATCGGTAATTGGAATACCGCGAATGTGACTGATATGAGCTCTATGTTTTTTGGTGCAACCGTTTTCAACCAGCCCATCGGCAACTGGAACACTGGCAAAGTGACAGCTATGAGCGATATGTTTTACGAAGCTGCGGCCTTCAACCAGCCCATCGGTAACTGGAACACCGCCAGCGTGAATGAAATCGCAACTATGTTTTACGGTGCTACGGCGTTTAATCAGCCCATCGGTAGCTGGAATACCGCCAACGCGACCAACATGAGCGGTATGTTCTTAGGTGCCACTGCCTTTAACCAGCCGATCGGGAGCTGGAATACTGCCAATGTGGTACTGATGAGCTACATGTTCGACGGTGCCACTGCCTTTAACCAATCCCTTGGTAACTGGCCACTAGCCTCCAATGTAGCTTTGGACAATATGCTGACCAATTCCGGCATCGATTGCGAGCATTACAGTTCAACGTTGATCGGCTGGAACAATAACCCGGCCACGCCCAATAATCTCTCCCTCGGCGCAACCGGCAGGCTATATGGGACCAATGCCGTGGCAGCCCACACCAACCTTGACGTCACGAAGGGCTGGACATTCACCGGGGATGCCGCGTCAGGTGGAGATTGCTCGGCCTTGCCGGTAACGTTGATCTCATTCACCGGCAAATCGCAGGAGAATGGCGTGTTGCTTACCTGGGAAACTGCCTCTGAAACAAGTAATGCAGGTTTCGAAATTGAGAAGAGTGCCGATGCGAGGACCTTTGATAAAATTGGTTTTGTTGATGGAGCCGGAGATACGAAACTTCGAAAGACATATCATTTCAAGGATATAAATCCATTACCGACTACCTACTACCGCCTCAAACAGCTGGACTATGCAGCGGACGGTTCCGACGGCAAGTTTGAATATTCAAGAATTATTTCGGTAAAACAATCAGAGGAACAAATTGTGGTTTATCCCAACCCAACCAACAGTGTTTTACATTTAAAAGGTTTGACCAAAGATCAGAAACTGGTTTTGAGGAATGCCGAGGGTGAAGTGGTACACAAACAACAATGGTCATCCGGCAATGTATTAGAAGTAGGTCATCTGCCCGATGGAATGTATTTGCTGTCGGTTGGTAGTGAGACAAAAAAGGTAATTGTGCAAAAGGAAATCCGCAATTAA
- a CDS encoding PQQ-dependent sugar dehydrogenase — protein MKWIPVSLLFGIICFSLAGYRSFDDKSPANGLPGDRLPVDRRPGESENYELDSTALKLETVASNLNAVWDMAWGPDNWIWFTDQDGKVSRLNPETGQIVDILQIKDYYRKRLGLASIVLHPDWKQFPHVFINYSHIQKDSVIVSKLVRYTYNGKTLVEPKLLHQIPGYLGHNGSRLVVSKDRKILWATGDLKQKETIQNPAFANGKVLRLNLDGSVPKDNPYPGSATWSMGFRVPQGLTYTSNGNLFIAEHGDATDDEVNLVLKKKSYGWPRIAGFRDQPEEQKLGADSAISPVKAWTPTIAPAGMTYFKGNIPEWNNAVLLTTLKDQSLRVLHLDENQEKVIGEEIVFSKKYGRLRDVCVSPSGDIYISTSNRDWNPPADFPIKTDDRIIRISRAGIIPKSARTVKKTAETETGDAATLYTSFCESCHKADGQGVPGSFPSLVTSKRVTGDKAELLHFIMKGSLAPTGEAMPAFSFLTDAQLAGIGSYIRQRFGKSSSYITETEVANVRETITN, from the coding sequence ATGAAATGGATTCCGGTGAGTTTGCTGTTTGGTATTATCTGCTTTTCACTGGCAGGTTACAGATCATTTGACGACAAAAGCCCTGCCAACGGGCTTCCCGGCGACCGGCTTCCCGTCGACCGGCGTCCGGGCGAAAGTGAAAATTACGAATTGGATTCTACGGCTTTAAAACTTGAAACCGTAGCTTCCAATCTCAATGCAGTCTGGGATATGGCGTGGGGACCAGACAACTGGATCTGGTTCACCGATCAGGACGGAAAAGTGAGCAGACTCAATCCAGAGACCGGGCAGATCGTCGATATTTTGCAGATCAAGGATTATTACAGAAAGCGACTGGGGCTCGCAAGTATCGTACTGCATCCCGACTGGAAACAGTTTCCGCATGTTTTTATCAATTACAGCCACATTCAAAAGGACTCTGTGATTGTCTCCAAATTGGTGCGATACACTTACAATGGCAAAACGCTTGTTGAACCGAAATTGCTTCACCAGATTCCGGGTTACCTGGGGCATAACGGTTCGAGGTTGGTGGTCAGCAAAGACCGGAAAATCCTGTGGGCAACCGGCGATCTGAAACAGAAAGAAACCATTCAGAATCCGGCATTCGCAAATGGAAAAGTGCTGCGACTGAACCTCGACGGCAGCGTTCCAAAGGATAACCCCTACCCCGGCAGCGCCACCTGGTCGATGGGCTTTCGCGTGCCGCAAGGTTTGACCTACACCTCAAACGGAAACCTTTTCATCGCTGAACACGGCGACGCAACCGACGATGAAGTGAACTTGGTGTTGAAGAAAAAAAGCTACGGCTGGCCCCGGATCGCCGGATTTCGCGATCAGCCGGAAGAGCAAAAACTGGGTGCTGACTCGGCAATTTCTCCCGTCAAAGCCTGGACGCCAACGATCGCGCCGGCAGGCATGACGTATTTTAAAGGTAATATCCCGGAATGGAACAATGCAGTGTTGCTGACGACCTTGAAAGACCAGAGTCTGCGTGTTTTGCATTTGGATGAAAATCAGGAAAAGGTAATCGGCGAGGAAATTGTTTTCAGCAAAAAATACGGTCGCCTGCGCGACGTTTGCGTGTCACCTTCCGGGGATATTTATATTTCTACCAGTAACCGTGACTGGAACCCGCCTGCTGATTTTCCGATCAAAACCGACGACCGCATTATTCGGATCAGTCGCGCAGGCATTATTCCGAAATCCGCCCGAACCGTCAAAAAAACGGCAGAAACAGAAACTGGCGACGCGGCCACGCTGTACACCAGTTTCTGTGAATCCTGCCACAAGGCCGACGGACAAGGCGTGCCGGGATCATTTCCTTCGCTCGTAACCTCGAAGCGGGTTACAGGCGACAAAGCGGAATTGTTACATTTCATAATGAAAGGCTCGCTGGCCCCGACGGGTGAAGCAATGCCTGCATTCAGCTTCCTGACCGACGCTCAGCTCGCCGGAATAGGCAGCTATATCCGTCAAAGGTTCGGAAAATCGTCTTCGTATATCACAGAAACCGAGGTTGCAAATGTGAGGGAAACGATCACTAATTAA
- a CDS encoding alpha/beta fold hydrolase has product MSKFNTILIGALATALVAFVSRTQIESRQRQEDPKKGVKNIVLVHGAFADGSSWSKVIPLLEAKGFKVTAVQNPLTSLNDDVTATKRIIALQDGPVLLVGHSWGGVVISEAGNDPKVSGLVYVAAFAPDNGESLNDVAKTATPAPGNEQVRADATGFLTLTPKGIFEDFAQDLPMPERKLILATQGQWAALTTGEKVSKAAWHEKPSWFIVGGKDRMINPDLQRTLAKKINAQSLELNSSHVPMLSQPAKVAAFIARAAGHVGSKGLASK; this is encoded by the coding sequence ATGTCAAAATTCAACACAATACTGATCGGGGCACTCGCTACTGCGCTGGTTGCATTCGTTTCCCGCACTCAAATCGAATCCCGGCAGCGGCAGGAAGATCCCAAAAAAGGTGTCAAAAACATCGTGCTGGTACACGGCGCATTCGCCGACGGTTCGAGCTGGTCGAAGGTGATCCCGCTACTGGAAGCAAAAGGCTTTAAAGTGACTGCTGTCCAGAATCCGCTTACTTCGCTGAACGACGATGTGACCGCTACCAAACGCATTATCGCTTTGCAGGACGGTCCAGTCCTGCTGGTAGGTCATTCGTGGGGCGGGGTCGTAATCTCCGAAGCAGGTAATGATCCGAAAGTCTCCGGTCTCGTATATGTAGCAGCGTTCGCGCCTGACAATGGTGAGTCTCTGAACGACGTAGCCAAAACGGCTACCCCCGCGCCGGGTAACGAGCAGGTCCGGGCTGATGCCACCGGTTTTCTCACCCTCACGCCCAAAGGTATTTTTGAAGATTTCGCACAAGACCTGCCAATGCCCGAACGCAAGCTGATACTCGCCACACAAGGCCAATGGGCAGCATTGACCACGGGCGAAAAAGTAAGCAAGGCTGCCTGGCACGAGAAGCCGTCGTGGTTCATCGTGGGCGGGAAAGACAGAATGATCAACCCCGATTTACAGCGCACTTTGGCAAAGAAAATCAATGCGCAGTCGCTCGAACTAAATTCCAGCCACGTTCCCATGCTTTCACAGCCTGCAAAAGTCGCCGCTTTCATCGCCCGTGCGGCGGGTCATGTGGGCAGCAAGGGATTAGCTTCCAAATAA
- a CDS encoding alpha/beta hydrolase — protein sequence MKKKQKKRTVRDYATDPNLSREVREFLKIVNTSGGPALETLPLADAQAGLSSAQASVEVDVSGIKIDLKTITSDGYTVDLHIVRPETATGTLPAFMFIHGGGWILGDFPTHHRLVRDIVLESGMAAVFVNYSRTSEAPYPQAINEIYAATKWVAANGEKINVDGSKLAVVGNSVGGNMSTVTCLMAKEKGGPEIKLQVMMWPIVDADFETKSYQKFGKDRFLSTSLMKWMYDLYIGSPEERKTIYASPLQATLEQLKGLPPALIQTAENDILRDEGEAYGRKLDEAGVPVTTVRYNGMIHDFGLLNGLATLPAVRSHIRQIGAELKNYLV from the coding sequence ATGAAAAAGAAGCAAAAAAAGCGGACCGTCAGGGACTATGCTACCGACCCCAACCTGTCCCGAGAAGTCAGGGAGTTTCTGAAAATCGTCAACACTTCCGGTGGCCCGGCCCTTGAAACGCTCCCGCTGGCCGACGCACAGGCCGGACTCTCCAGTGCACAGGCATCGGTTGAAGTAGATGTTTCGGGTATAAAAATAGACCTGAAAACGATCACGAGCGACGGATACACCGTGGATCTCCACATTGTCCGTCCCGAAACTGCTACCGGTACATTGCCGGCATTCATGTTCATTCATGGCGGTGGCTGGATATTGGGCGACTTCCCGACGCATCACAGGCTGGTCCGCGACATTGTACTTGAATCGGGTATGGCGGCTGTGTTCGTCAACTACTCCCGCACCTCAGAAGCGCCTTATCCGCAGGCGATCAACGAAATTTATGCGGCTACGAAATGGGTCGCAGCCAACGGGGAGAAGATTAATGTCGACGGCAGCAAACTGGCTGTTGTGGGCAACAGCGTGGGCGGTAATATGAGCACAGTAACCTGCCTGATGGCCAAGGAAAAAGGCGGACCGGAGATTAAACTTCAGGTAATGATGTGGCCGATCGTGGATGCCGATTTTGAAACCAAATCCTACCAGAAATTCGGGAAGGACCGTTTTCTGAGCACCTCACTAATGAAATGGATGTACGACCTCTACATCGGGAGCCCCGAGGAACGGAAAACTATTTACGCGTCACCGCTGCAAGCGACATTGGAACAATTGAAAGGCCTGCCGCCAGCACTCATCCAGACCGCTGAAAATGATATACTCCGCGACGAAGGTGAAGCGTACGGCCGCAAGCTCGACGAAGCCGGTGTCCCCGTGACCACGGTTCGCTACAACGGAATGATCCATGATTTCGGCCTGCTCAATGGTCTGGCCACCTTGCCGGCGGTACGTTCGCATATCCGTCAGATCGGAGCGGAACTCAAAAATTACCTTGTCTAG